One window of Micropterus dolomieu isolate WLL.071019.BEF.003 ecotype Adirondacks linkage group LG13, ASM2129224v1, whole genome shotgun sequence genomic DNA carries:
- the LOC123981310 gene encoding zinc finger protein 703-like isoform X1 translates to MKYLPSGSAADRVSKKIELSETSHSKKSRPGAVVSLLTPLDPLRQAKRLPIRVIKMLAAHTGHLLHPEYLQPLTPAPVSIELDAKKSPLALLAQTCSQIGKPDPPSSSKLGSSCSQGDKEPSSRSSISSLKLGERRPSLEDKCSFKPYNKGSGDGRRDGVTSSSSSSSSSSNNSDKVGFRVPSNNVTTNGNSAQQSYPPHAASPSSRASSSTPPGHTQQQQLPHKQSHSPGGQPTSHSQTPSGETVREQGSPTSNNSHPKKDADVSKTISDSPHDANSSHVRASANCSNGSSDGGSNHEGGKAESAQPNLGPGRITPISPYKTSQPLFPMPSSNMGYHGSVVGAYAGYPSQFVPGLDPTKSSLGVGSLGVPGKHPSSSPLTGASPPSFMQGLCRDPYCLSYPSVSHLGGSNCNSCIHDPSSSLKSNFPLVYPSHPLHSLHQSSLSSSVSSSLSHPLYTYGFMLPNDPLPHACNWVSAGGPCDKRFATSDELLAHLRTHTALPVGMDSKLLSVSSSGPAPCHLHLPHQSSPGSMPSSLSLRAPPSLGLARYHPYSKVHLPPGPSSISLHSLPNTGPYYPHYALYSQRLGSASALGYQ, encoded by the exons ATGAAATATCTCCCTTCCGGATCAGCTGCGGATCGAGTAAGTAAAAAGATAGAGCTCAGCGAGACCAGCCACAGTAAGAAGTCCCGTCCCGGTGCTGTGGTCTCTCTGTTGACCCCTCTGGACCCACTTCGGCAGGCAAAGCGGCTTCCTATCCGAGTTATCAAGATGTTGGCTGCGCACACTGGACACTTGCTACACCCGGAATATTTACAGCCTTTGACGCCCGCACCAGTCAGCATAGAG CTGGATGCCAAGAAGAGTCCACTGGCCCTGCTGGCGCAGACCTGCTCTCAGATTGGTAAACCAGACCCTCCGTCCTCCTCCAAGCTGGGCTCCTCCTGCAGCCAAGGGGATAAGGAGCCCAGCAGTCGGTCTTCCATCTCCAGCCTGAAGCTCGGGGAGCGCCGCCCCTCCCTGGAGGATAAATGTAGCTTCAAGCCCTACAACAAAGGCAGTGGAGACGGTCGCAGAGACGGAGTtaccagcagcagctccagcagcagcagcagcagcaacaacagcgaTAAAGTAGGGTTCAGGGTACCCAGCAATAATGTTACCACTAACGGAAATTCAGCCCAGCAGTCCTATCCGCCGCACGCTGCTTCACCCAGCTCTAGAGCCAGCAGCAGCACCCCACCAGGACacactcagcagcagcagctgcctcACAAACAGAGCCACTCTCCTGGTGGACAGCCCACATCACACTCCCAGACTCCAAGTGGAGAAACTGTACGTGAGCAGGGCAGTCCTACCAGCAATAACAGTCATCCCAAAAAAGATGCCGATGTAAGCAAGACCATCTCGGACAGTCCACACGATGCAAACTCCAGCCACGTCCGAGCCAGCGCAAACTGCAGTAACGGCAGCTCTGACGGCGGTTCCAACCATGAGGGCGGTAAAGCGGAGTCTGCCCAGCCTAACCTCGGCCCTGGACGCATTACACCAATCTCTCCTTACAAGACAAGCCAACCACTCTTCCCCATGCCCTCCTCTAATATGGGCTACCACGGATCTGTGGTGGGGGCCTATGCAGGCTACCCGTCTCAGTTTGTTCCCGGGCTAGATCCGACAAAGTCGAGCCTCGGCGTGGGAAGCTTGGGAGTTCCAGGAAAGCACCCGAGTTCCAGCCCCCTCACAGGCGCCTCCCCGCCTTCCTTCATGCAGGGTTTATGCAGGGACCCCTACTGTCTAAGCTATCCAAGTGTATCCCATCTTGGCGGAAGCAACTGCAACTCCTGCATCCATGACCCTTCCTCCAGCCTCAAATCAAACTTCCCATTGGTGTACCCCTCCCACCCGCTCCACTCCCTCCACCAAAGCTCTCTATCGTCCAGcgtgtcctcctccctctcacaTCCCCTCTACACGTACGGCTTTATGCTCCCTAACGACCCCCTGCCTCACGCCTGTAACTGGGTCTCAGCCGGGGGGCCGTGCGACAAACGTTTCGCCACGTCAGACGAACTCCTGGCTCACCTCCGCACGCACACAGCCCTGCCTGTGGGAATGGACAGTAAGctgctctctgtttcctcctctggaCCTGCCCCCTGCCACCTTCACCTCCCCCACCAGAGCAGTCCAGGCTCCATGCCCAGCTCCCTCTCCCTCAGGGCTCCACCCAGCCTGGGTTTAGCTCGCTATCACCCCTACAGTAAGGTCCACCTGCCCCCTGGACCCTCCTCCATCTCCCTGCACTCTCTGCCCAACACAGGCCCGTACTACCCTCATTACGCTCTCTACAGTCAAAGACTCGGATCTGCATCCGCGCTGGGCTACCAGTGA
- the LOC123981310 gene encoding zinc finger protein 703-like isoform X2 — protein sequence MKYLPSGSAADRLDAKKSPLALLAQTCSQIGKPDPPSSSKLGSSCSQGDKEPSSRSSISSLKLGERRPSLEDKCSFKPYNKGSGDGRRDGVTSSSSSSSSSSNNSDKVGFRVPSNNVTTNGNSAQQSYPPHAASPSSRASSSTPPGHTQQQQLPHKQSHSPGGQPTSHSQTPSGETVREQGSPTSNNSHPKKDADVSKTISDSPHDANSSHVRASANCSNGSSDGGSNHEGGKAESAQPNLGPGRITPISPYKTSQPLFPMPSSNMGYHGSVVGAYAGYPSQFVPGLDPTKSSLGVGSLGVPGKHPSSSPLTGASPPSFMQGLCRDPYCLSYPSVSHLGGSNCNSCIHDPSSSLKSNFPLVYPSHPLHSLHQSSLSSSVSSSLSHPLYTYGFMLPNDPLPHACNWVSAGGPCDKRFATSDELLAHLRTHTALPVGMDSKLLSVSSSGPAPCHLHLPHQSSPGSMPSSLSLRAPPSLGLARYHPYSKVHLPPGPSSISLHSLPNTGPYYPHYALYSQRLGSASALGYQ from the exons ATGAAATATCTCCCTTCCGGATCAGCTGCGGATCGA CTGGATGCCAAGAAGAGTCCACTGGCCCTGCTGGCGCAGACCTGCTCTCAGATTGGTAAACCAGACCCTCCGTCCTCCTCCAAGCTGGGCTCCTCCTGCAGCCAAGGGGATAAGGAGCCCAGCAGTCGGTCTTCCATCTCCAGCCTGAAGCTCGGGGAGCGCCGCCCCTCCCTGGAGGATAAATGTAGCTTCAAGCCCTACAACAAAGGCAGTGGAGACGGTCGCAGAGACGGAGTtaccagcagcagctccagcagcagcagcagcagcaacaacagcgaTAAAGTAGGGTTCAGGGTACCCAGCAATAATGTTACCACTAACGGAAATTCAGCCCAGCAGTCCTATCCGCCGCACGCTGCTTCACCCAGCTCTAGAGCCAGCAGCAGCACCCCACCAGGACacactcagcagcagcagctgcctcACAAACAGAGCCACTCTCCTGGTGGACAGCCCACATCACACTCCCAGACTCCAAGTGGAGAAACTGTACGTGAGCAGGGCAGTCCTACCAGCAATAACAGTCATCCCAAAAAAGATGCCGATGTAAGCAAGACCATCTCGGACAGTCCACACGATGCAAACTCCAGCCACGTCCGAGCCAGCGCAAACTGCAGTAACGGCAGCTCTGACGGCGGTTCCAACCATGAGGGCGGTAAAGCGGAGTCTGCCCAGCCTAACCTCGGCCCTGGACGCATTACACCAATCTCTCCTTACAAGACAAGCCAACCACTCTTCCCCATGCCCTCCTCTAATATGGGCTACCACGGATCTGTGGTGGGGGCCTATGCAGGCTACCCGTCTCAGTTTGTTCCCGGGCTAGATCCGACAAAGTCGAGCCTCGGCGTGGGAAGCTTGGGAGTTCCAGGAAAGCACCCGAGTTCCAGCCCCCTCACAGGCGCCTCCCCGCCTTCCTTCATGCAGGGTTTATGCAGGGACCCCTACTGTCTAAGCTATCCAAGTGTATCCCATCTTGGCGGAAGCAACTGCAACTCCTGCATCCATGACCCTTCCTCCAGCCTCAAATCAAACTTCCCATTGGTGTACCCCTCCCACCCGCTCCACTCCCTCCACCAAAGCTCTCTATCGTCCAGcgtgtcctcctccctctcacaTCCCCTCTACACGTACGGCTTTATGCTCCCTAACGACCCCCTGCCTCACGCCTGTAACTGGGTCTCAGCCGGGGGGCCGTGCGACAAACGTTTCGCCACGTCAGACGAACTCCTGGCTCACCTCCGCACGCACACAGCCCTGCCTGTGGGAATGGACAGTAAGctgctctctgtttcctcctctggaCCTGCCCCCTGCCACCTTCACCTCCCCCACCAGAGCAGTCCAGGCTCCATGCCCAGCTCCCTCTCCCTCAGGGCTCCACCCAGCCTGGGTTTAGCTCGCTATCACCCCTACAGTAAGGTCCACCTGCCCCCTGGACCCTCCTCCATCTCCCTGCACTCTCTGCCCAACACAGGCCCGTACTACCCTCATTACGCTCTCTACAGTCAAAGACTCGGATCTGCATCCGCGCTGGGCTACCAGTGA